In Candidatus Palauibacter australiensis, a genomic segment contains:
- the purS gene encoding phosphoribosylformylglycinamidine synthase subunit PurS, protein MSRVWSVDVRVTPREGILDPAGETIRRALGNLGYEGVHSVRAGRLIRLEVEADEAETAKASTEKMCEQLIANPIIEDYVVRVREG, encoded by the coding sequence ATGAGCCGGGTCTGGTCCGTGGATGTCCGGGTCACGCCGCGGGAGGGGATTCTCGATCCGGCGGGCGAGACGATCCGCCGGGCGCTCGGGAACCTCGGCTACGAAGGCGTCCACTCCGTGCGCGCCGGGCGGCTGATCCGTCTCGAGGTCGAGGCCGATGAGGCGGAGACGGCCAAGGCCTCCACGGAGAAGATGTGCGAGCAACTGATCGCGAACCCGATCATCGAAGACTACGTCGTGCGCGTGCGGGAGGGGTGA